A genomic region of Lysinibacillus sp. 2017 contains the following coding sequences:
- a CDS encoding undecaprenyl-diphosphate phosphatase translates to MEFIELLKALILGFVEGMTEFAPVSSTGHMIIVDDMWLQTKEFLGSGSANTFKIVIQLGSILAVVFVMWKRMLSLIGLYKMEDQQSSRFNLGHVIMGIIPAGVFGVLFEDFIDEHLFSIKTVIVGLIIGAIFMIIADKFGPKKPVITSLDDISYSKALKIGLVQCLSLWPGFSRSGSTISGGVLFGLDHKTAADFTFIMAVPIMAGASGLSLIKHWDQINFDHLSFYVVGFISAFVFALISIKFFLKLISKVKLTPFAIYRIVLAIVLIFVLAL, encoded by the coding sequence ATGGAATTTATTGAATTACTAAAGGCACTCATTTTAGGATTTGTTGAGGGGATGACTGAGTTTGCACCAGTATCTTCAACAGGGCATATGATCATTGTTGATGATATGTGGCTACAAACAAAAGAATTTTTAGGATCGGGCTCAGCGAATACATTTAAAATTGTCATTCAGCTCGGTTCGATTTTAGCAGTCGTGTTTGTCATGTGGAAGCGTATGCTCAGTTTAATTGGGCTTTATAAAATGGAAGATCAACAATCTTCTCGCTTCAATTTAGGGCATGTCATTATGGGGATTATACCAGCGGGTGTGTTCGGCGTATTATTTGAAGATTTTATTGATGAACATTTATTTAGTATTAAAACGGTAATTGTTGGCCTAATTATTGGGGCAATCTTTATGATTATTGCGGATAAATTTGGTCCAAAAAAGCCTGTTATTACATCGCTTGATGACATTTCTTATAGCAAGGCGTTAAAAATTGGATTAGTTCAATGTTTATCATTATGGCCAGGATTTTCACGTTCAGGTTCTACCATTTCAGGTGGGGTATTATTTGGCTTAGACCATAAAACAGCAGCTGATTTTACATTTATTATGGCTGTGCCAATTATGGCTGGTGCAAGTGGGTTATCCCTGATTAAACACTGGGATCAAATAAATTTTGATCACTTATCATTTTATGTAGTTGGATTTATTAGTGCCTTTGTTTTTGCGCTAATCTCGATTAAATTCTTCTTAAAGCTCATTTCAAAAGTGAAATTAACACCGTTTGCGATTTACCGAATCGTACTCGCTATAGTATTGATTTTTGTTTTAGCCCTATAA
- a CDS encoding TIGR00266 family protein, protein MKNHEIDYVLHGDDMQFVEVELDPQETVVAEAGSLMMMEDQIQMETVFGDGSNGSGSGFMGKLMGAGKRLITGESLFITTFTNTGMGKRKVYFAAPYPGKIIPMDLSQMDGKIICQKDAFLAAAKGVTVGVEFQRKLGAGFFGGEGFIMQKLEGDGMAFVHAGGTMYERKLQPGETLRIDTGCLVAMTQDVRYNIEMVSGVKTALFGGEGLFFATLSGPGTVWVQSLPFSRLASRVFAAAPMSQGGGGKGSDEGGIGGLFDLFNK, encoded by the coding sequence ATGAAAAATCACGAAATCGATTACGTACTACACGGCGATGATATGCAATTTGTTGAGGTTGAGTTAGATCCACAAGAAACCGTTGTGGCAGAAGCCGGCAGCTTAATGATGATGGAAGACCAAATTCAAATGGAAACGGTATTTGGGGACGGTTCAAATGGTTCAGGCTCTGGCTTTATGGGTAAATTAATGGGCGCAGGAAAACGCTTAATTACTGGGGAAAGTTTATTCATTACAACATTCACGAACACAGGCATGGGCAAACGCAAAGTGTATTTCGCTGCACCCTACCCTGGTAAAATCATTCCGATGGATTTAAGCCAAATGGATGGAAAAATTATTTGTCAAAAGGATGCGTTCCTCGCTGCAGCTAAAGGGGTTACAGTTGGCGTAGAATTCCAGCGTAAATTAGGGGCTGGCTTCTTCGGTGGTGAAGGTTTCATCATGCAAAAACTTGAAGGTGATGGTATGGCATTCGTACATGCGGGCGGTACAATGTATGAACGTAAATTACAACCAGGTGAAACATTACGAATCGATACAGGTTGTTTAGTCGCGATGACACAAGACGTACGTTATAATATCGAAATGGTAAGCGGCGTAAAAACAGCGCTTTTCGGCGGCGAAGGTTTATTCTTTGCGACACTTTCAGGACCTGGTACAGTTTGGGTACAATCATTACCATTCAGCCGTTTAGCGAGCCGTGTATTCGCAGCAGCTCCTATGTCACAAGGCGGTGGCGGTAAAGGTTCAGACGAAGGCGGCATCGGTGGTTTATTCGATTTATTTAATAAGTAA
- a CDS encoding metallophosphoesterase — MRMIIGIVAIALYGGLAFYLGWNLRAWLLSIHQFRWPVVYWITLFVVAFGYFVGKLHPLLTPFSVLGSYWMFFLEYGLMICILANILVKFTPLTVRFVGTSSVVLLLILLAVGTYLAYSPVVRNVTIEIDKPGEDMRVVMASDFHLGVLSGKRHLEKFVQLSNEQKPDLVLLAGDLVDDSPKRFIRTGMGEVMKNLQSTYGVYGILGNHEYYGNEIPAVKQAMADAGVQILMDETILVGKRFYLTGREDVTNKNRLPLSEMKPENTEMPWFVMNHTPDDLDEPANLGADFHVSGHTHKGQLWPNHLITERTFELDYGHRVKEKMHALVSSGFGFWGPPTRIGSRSELWVIDIQFAKK; from the coding sequence ATGCGTATGATAATAGGAATAGTAGCAATTGCTTTATATGGTGGTCTTGCATTTTATCTTGGGTGGAATTTACGAGCTTGGCTACTTTCCATTCACCAATTTCGCTGGCCGGTTGTGTATTGGATTACATTATTTGTAGTTGCATTTGGTTACTTTGTTGGAAAATTGCATCCTTTATTGACGCCATTTAGTGTGCTCGGCAGCTATTGGATGTTCTTTTTAGAGTATGGTTTGATGATTTGTATACTAGCGAATATACTTGTGAAATTTACACCGCTTACAGTAAGATTCGTTGGAACAAGTTCAGTTGTGTTATTACTTATTTTACTCGCAGTAGGTACATATTTGGCGTATTCACCCGTTGTGCGTAATGTAACGATTGAAATCGACAAGCCAGGTGAGGATATGCGCGTTGTCATGGCCTCTGATTTTCATCTAGGTGTGCTGTCAGGTAAAAGGCATTTAGAAAAGTTTGTGCAGCTTTCAAATGAGCAAAAACCAGATTTAGTGCTACTTGCTGGTGACCTTGTAGATGATAGTCCAAAACGATTTATTCGTACGGGTATGGGAGAAGTCATGAAAAATTTGCAGTCAACATATGGTGTTTACGGGATACTTGGTAACCATGAATATTACGGCAATGAAATTCCTGCGGTGAAGCAGGCGATGGCAGATGCAGGTGTACAAATATTAATGGATGAAACTATTTTAGTTGGAAAACGTTTTTATTTGACGGGGCGCGAAGATGTAACGAATAAAAATCGTTTACCATTAAGTGAGATGAAGCCTGAAAATACGGAGATGCCATGGTTTGTGATGAACCACACACCAGATGATTTAGACGAGCCAGCGAATTTAGGGGCCGATTTTCATGTTTCGGGACATACCCATAAAGGACAGCTGTGGCCCAATCATTTAATAACTGAGCGAACATTTGAGCTCGACTATGGACATCGTGTAAAAGAAAAAATGCATGCACTCGTTTCAAGTGGCTTCGGATTTTGGGGACCACCAACACGTATTGGTAGTCGCTCAGAATTGTGGGTCATTGATATACAATTTGCGAAGAAATGA
- a CDS encoding globin-coupled sensor protein, translating into MFSFKKKSQSVESVEDFSNVGIFIKDKERLLQMEIIDLTVEDLRLLRRVKPFVEVRILDVVEAFYKALESASQFRDIISQNSTSERLRQTLRHHIIEMMEGRIDENYLENRRKVSRVHVRIGLTTRWYLAAFQKLEGNLRQIIYTLNSSNDEKEKMIDAIGKICNFEQQLVLEEYENVAAAIQTDQQNQIKYDVKTVVGGISTELEQQSRDTNEIVAGLIDNTKTVDQYVQNSIEGATGTKNASEEGYQQMLLVNKQANEINGKTVEMSQMVEALNSSSTEIYAVIEIVKGIAGQTNLLALNSAIEAARAGEHGKGFAVVADEVRKLADQTKTSVEQIARLIADSSQVTTGVIEAIHHIQALVQNSMEQNEQSLVAFEKISKAVDTTIDDFQHVGMQVRALDNIVETIGESTKSLEQAAGKLEETLQRF; encoded by the coding sequence ATGTTTTCTTTTAAAAAGAAATCTCAATCTGTTGAGTCGGTTGAAGATTTTAGTAATGTAGGGATATTTATAAAAGACAAAGAACGTTTGCTACAAATGGAGATTATTGATTTGACAGTAGAGGATTTGCGATTACTTCGACGCGTGAAACCTTTTGTAGAAGTGCGTATTCTTGATGTGGTGGAAGCATTTTATAAAGCGCTTGAGTCCGCTTCACAGTTCCGTGATATTATTAGCCAAAACAGTACGTCAGAACGTTTACGTCAAACATTACGCCATCATATTATTGAAATGATGGAAGGGCGAATTGATGAGAATTACTTAGAAAATCGTCGTAAAGTGTCAAGAGTTCATGTGCGTATTGGCTTAACAACGAGATGGTATTTAGCGGCCTTTCAAAAGCTAGAAGGTAATCTACGTCAAATTATTTACACGTTAAATAGCTCTAATGATGAGAAAGAAAAAATGATTGATGCTATCGGAAAAATTTGCAACTTTGAACAACAGCTTGTACTTGAAGAATATGAGAATGTTGCAGCTGCAATTCAAACAGATCAGCAAAATCAAATTAAGTATGACGTGAAAACAGTGGTCGGTGGGATTTCGACAGAGCTTGAGCAACAATCACGTGATACCAATGAAATTGTTGCAGGGTTGATCGATAATACGAAGACCGTTGATCAGTATGTACAAAATAGTATTGAAGGTGCGACAGGTACTAAAAACGCGTCAGAAGAAGGCTACCAACAAATGTTGTTAGTAAATAAACAAGCCAATGAGATTAATGGGAAAACTGTTGAAATGTCTCAAATGGTTGAAGCACTAAATTCATCCTCTACTGAAATATATGCCGTGATTGAAATTGTAAAAGGCATCGCAGGTCAAACGAATTTACTAGCACTAAACTCTGCAATCGAGGCTGCACGTGCAGGTGAACACGGAAAAGGGTTTGCGGTTGTAGCAGATGAAGTAAGGAAACTTGCTGATCAAACGAAAACTTCAGTCGAACAAATTGCAAGGCTGATTGCCGATTCTAGCCAGGTAACGACGGGAGTAATTGAAGCGATTCACCACATTCAAGCGCTTGTACAAAATAGTATGGAGCAAAATGAGCAATCATTAGTCGCATTTGAAAAGATTTCAAAAGCAGTGGATACGACAATTGATGACTTTCAACATGTGGGCATGCAAGTGCGCGCATTGGACAATATAGTCGAAACAATTGGTGAATCAACGAAATCACTTGAGCAAGCAGCAGGAAAATTAGAAGAAACGCTTCAAAGATTCTAA